The Gadus macrocephalus chromosome 1, ASM3116895v1 DNA window CGACCGTCTCTTCAGAGAGCCATACCTTAGAAGTGGTGGGAGGGgttatattaattattatggATGATCAGAGAAGTTTCAGTACATACAAAAGGCCCTGGGAAATGAACTCACCGCTGCAAGCCCTTCACAGCAAACACCTGGTTTGGATGCTGCTCTTGAAGATCCTTTATCACATTCTGTAAGTCGCTGTTCAGCTGTGGAGGAAACAACCAAATCAAAGAGATGAATAGGTAAGAAACGTCTCATCCCGTATAATCCCAAGAAACAGCACGATGAACTCGAGGAATGAGGGATGACAGCCGAATGCAGTATACCGTGCTCATCTCCTTGTAGAAGGTGTCGCGCAAAGAGGAAATGGCAGAGAAGACGGACACATAGCATCCGATGCGGCTGCGAAAGacaaacataacaacaatgagGTTTACGGAGGACAAGTTATAATGGTGAGGCTTCAGGAACACCTGGACGTAGCTCCGTggtcctcccctcacctctcatGTAAAGAAGGGAGGTCTTCCTTCAGTTCGGTGTTGATGGCCTCATAGACATGCTTGGCCTCGTTCAGGTCTTCTTCTGCCTGTGGGTTTGAATGCATCATGACTGCAATGAGTATATTCAGAGATGACATTTGGGGTTTGGGACTCAAACTGGAATTTTTAGATGCAGCAGGACATTTCTGACCCTTCCTGACCTTTGCTATTTTCTCATCATCCCTTTTCTTGGTGGTCTGAAGGGACTCTAGCTGATGCAGGGAGTGGTCGTAATCAACTAGCTTTCTCCCCCTTTTGGAAATCCTGTCCTGTAGTTGAAAGACAAACAGTAGATCATTGGAACAATGAAGTTGTGTGTTCGTGTTATAGGTTCATTGAtattgtgcttgtttgtgtatgagtgtgtgtgtgtgtgtgtgtgtgtgtgtgtgtgtgtgtgtgtgtgtgtgtgtgtgtgtgtgtgtgtgtgtgtgtgtgtgtgtgtgtgtgtgtgtgtgtgtgcctgcatgcgtgtgtatgtgtgcctgtgtgagtgcgtgcgtgcgttaccCGGACATCGGGGAACTGGCCCATGTAGGACTCCATGGTGCGCAGAGCCTGATCAGACACCTTCACCTCGTAATCGTTCCACAGAAGGTCCTCACCCTTCAACAGACAACCAGCGTTACTACTCTGAACATTGTGAAAAGGTGGGAGCTAAGTCTAGCTTGTGTTTGTACAACgtaagtggtggtggtgttttggaGATCCATCCGACCCCTCTAATTTGATCCGTTTCTTTTTCATATCTGACCTCCACGATTGCCCCCAAATCCTCATCTCCCGCCCAGTCTTTCTCATAAACATCGTACAGAGACTGGGTCAGGCGTCTTGAAGCGCTGCGCATGTCTTTAGGGGAagttcaaaacacaaaacagttaCCACATCCACAAATGAGGTATGTAGCCTAGGACAAACTAGcacacttatatatatatatgtatatatatatacatatatagatatagatatagatatagatacatacatatgcatacatataggGGTGCACCAACAACAAACACTCAAGGTCACCTCTGACTGCTGCCAAGTAAAGCTTCAGATCTTTGTGAATCCGGGTGCCATAAGACTGGGAAggaatagaacacacacacacttttatcatGAGTCTTGAGGACCTTATTCTTCAATATTTGCGAGAAAACTGAGCAAATTCTGTGGAAGACTAGCTTTGGAGTATGGGCCCCCTAACAAAAGCGTTTACCTGCTGTTCATGAACTCTTTCGAGCCAACTGTCAAAGACATCGTCTCTTGACTCCACTGTCTTGCCGAACCTTTGTAATACCTGTAATACAAGCAGGCAAGTCAAGGGAAGGCAGAGACAAGAGAATGTTTTTATGCTTCTGTCTGAATATGTGTACCTTCTCTTTGCTTCTGCTCAGTGACCTTTGGACTTTCTTACTGAAGACAGTAGGACCGCCCTTTGGACTATTACTCTCTGCcatggttttattttatttatatgttttgaCCTTGAATTTACTCCTGAAAGGAAAATATATAAAGCGCATGTTAGAAGAAAAGATACCGTATCAATACTATAATTTGCATTTCACATCACATCTTGCAAAGTTAAAAAGCATCCCCCCGTGATGAATGACTACAAGAACCATCTGTCTACAAGCCTCAAGCCACTCCTACAAGTTGGACGCGGATGAACCTTTAGTCCGTTCATATCTTGGGACAGAGGAGGGTTGGCCTCATGAGAATATCTCATATTCATGTGATACTCCAAGGACTGCTGGACCTGATTATGGGGAGCACGATTGTCAAATGTGCGGTGGCCG harbors:
- the bin2a gene encoding bridging integrator 2a, which codes for MAESNSPKGGPTVFSKKVQRSLSRSKEKVLQRFGKTVESRDDVFDSWLERVHEQQSYGTRIHKDLKLYLAAVRDMRSASRRLTQSLYDVYEKDWAGDEDLGAIVEGEDLLWNDYEVKVSDQALRTMESYMGQFPDVRDRISKRGRKLVDYDHSLHQLESLQTTKKRDDEKIAKAEEDLNEAKHVYEAINTELKEDLPSLHESRIGCYVSVFSAISSLRDTFYKEMSTLNSDLQNVIKDLQEQHPNQVFAVKGLQRYGSLKRRSLMSPRLWKTSFSEFHQTYSPKMGPQRFSFKSPDKPRQGGTLTRESSLRGGAAPARPRPSETHSLVLGDEDGRSLRSDAGGSLADAVQSGGRTGATGADMEEDQNGGGEEDKSVKEDEAEADPASQAHQEDKGGEGDTVARSESSSELNHSFDSESLDLQLSAEANGTLYIEEKEDSPPANGLAVDSLGSKEVPQKDVPLGSQLLQDSKNTVV